A portion of the Magnolia sinica isolate HGM2019 chromosome 17, MsV1, whole genome shotgun sequence genome contains these proteins:
- the LOC131231873 gene encoding E3 ubiquitin-protein ligase RHF2A-like, with protein MEDLASTAETPVSSPSPAPALLTGAEDSSEDACSICLEPFSAEDPATVTNCKHEYHLQCILDWSQRSKECPICWQLLVLKDPVSQELLAAVEMERSSRSRRRTSNASSFPRIPLEDFEFHDVPSYTDDSDFDERIMQHLAAAAMGRAHHFSRRERHRSSGLAHSQFVVFAAPSNGSDVQQTRSNTLIESQDSANSVSPEGDSPTVVLSPSIAVQSQVFVPSPHASTDSEIAGNGHSTTDRVVASQTPPGSPQRSRSSELLSFSESLKAKLSAASSRYKESISKSTRGFKEKLLARNSSVKEISKEVQREVTAGIAGVARMMERLDPTSKRSSSVSCGTEGTSKSSSSGHDVQGSSIVNSPHESGERTPQGTSSNASIHASGALSSVSELHVGAARVQDSP; from the exons ATGGAGGATTTGGCTTCTACAGCAGAAACTCCGGTCTCGTCTCCCTCTCCGGCGCCGGCGCTGCTTACCGGAGCTGAGGACTCCTCCGAGGATGCTTGCAGCATCTGCCTCGAACCGTTCTCTGCTGAGGATCCTGCCACG GTTACAAACTGCAAACACGAGTATCATCTTCAGTGCATTCTTGACTG GTCACAAAGAAGCAAAGAGTGCCCGATATGCTGGCAGTTGCTTGTCTTGAAGGATCCTGTCAG CCAAGAGCTTCTTGCAGCGGTGGAGATGGaaagaagttccagatcaaggcGTAGAACTTCCAATGCCTCTTCATTTCCTCGCATACCTCTTGAAGACTTTGAATTCCACGAT GTTCCATCCTACACAGATGACTCGGATTTCGATGAGCGTATCATGCAACATCTAGCTGCTGCCGCCATGGGTAGGGCTCATCATTTTAGCAGGAGGGAGCGGCATAGATCTTCTGGTCTGGCTCATTCCCAATTTGTTGTTTTTGCTGCTCCTTCAAATGGATCTGATGTACAGCAAACACGTTCAAACACTCTGATAGAGAGCCAAGACTCAGCCAATTCTGTGTCACCTGAGGGTGATTCTCCAACAGTTGTCTTGTCTCCTTCCATAGCTGTGCAGTCTCAAGTATTTGTGCCTTCGCCACATGCAAGCACGGACTCTGAAATTGCAGGCAATGGGCACAGTACCACCGATAG AGTTGTTGCTAGCCAAACACCACCTGGTAGCCCACAAAGATCACGATCATCAGAATTACTCTCTTTCTCTGAGTCTCTGAAAGCTAAGTTATCTGCTGCCTCTTCTAG ATATAAAGAATCAATCTCAAAAAGTACACGGGGTTTCAAGGAGAAGCTATTGGCACGCAACAGCTCAGTAAAGGAAATCAGCAAAGAGGTCCAGCGTGAGGTGACTGCGGGTATTGCTGGGGTTGCTCGAATGATGGAGCGCTTGGATCCTACCTCAAAGAGATCTAGTTCCGTTTCCTGTGGTACTGAGGGGACCTCCAAATCTTCTTCCAGTGGGCATGATGTTCAAGGAAGCTCGATTGTTAATTCTCCTCATGAAAGTGGCGAGAGAACTCCCCAGGGTACAAGTTCAAATGCATCCATTCATGCTTCTGGAGCACTTTCTTCTGTTTCAGAACTTCATGTAGGAGCTGCTCGTGTACAG